One Triticum dicoccoides isolate Atlit2015 ecotype Zavitan chromosome 5B, WEW_v2.0, whole genome shotgun sequence genomic window carries:
- the LOC119310695 gene encoding lecithin-cholesterol acyltransferase-like 1: MSRHNMFCMIRLREELEALGYHDKDTLFGAPYDLRRAPPTSGQPSQVYSDYYARVKDLVHHASEKNGNKPVILIGHSFGSRVILDFLNSTSLSWRQKLIKHMIVISPTPSTGFTQVVTNLASGPADVIAVPAVPSLALRQMWRAFESSLLSLPSPAVFGHKPLVITKNRNYSAYDYPHFLAALGFSTDEVVPFTKRVLPTMLRVDAPMVPTTYLNGAGVQTMEHVMYWEGNFDVAPVIVHGDRDGCINLVSVLSFAKELHRQQRQNNIHFKFVKIDHATHYDIASREHSLRIIMNEVLEANCSRVKASTAPLAAAAARLFRWLTPAEQLERRRQGLCFNCDEPYVPGHVCPRLFCLEATDYIEEDPAAAGLGDQPAPIDAEVFGDR, translated from the exons ATGTCCAGGCATAACATGTTTTGCATGATAAGGCTCCGCGAAGAACTGGAAGCACTAGGATatcatgacaaagatactcttttcggaGCTCCTTACGATCTACGGCGTGCTCCACCAACCTCGGGCCAGCCATCTCAGGTGTACTCCGACTACTATGCTCGTGTCAAGGATCTGGTGCACCACGCAAGTGAGAAGAATGGGAACAAGCCGGTCATCCTCATTGGTCATAGCTTCGGCAGCAGGGTCATCCTCGATTTCCTCAACTCAACTTCCCTGTCATGGAGGcaaaagctcatcaagcatatgatTGTCATCTCACCCACGCCTTCTACAGGCTTCACCCAGGTGGTCACGAACCTTGCATCCGGACCCG CCGATGTTATTGCTGTTCCAGCCGTTCCATCGCTTGCTTTGCGGCAAATGTGGAGGGCCTTCGAGAGTTCCCTTCTGTCCCTGCCATCTCCTGCTGTTTTTGGTCACAAGCCGCTCGTGATCACCAAAAACAGGAACTACTCAGCATACGACTACCCGCATTTTCTTGCAGCACTCGGTTTCAGCACCGACGAAGTTGTGCCCTTCACGAAACGGGTGCTTCCGACAATGCTGAGGGTTGATGCGCCAATGGTACCAACAACATACCTCAATGGAGCCGGCGTACAAACGATGGAACATGTGATGTATTGGGAAGGTAACTTTGACGTTGCCCCAGTGATCGTGCATGGCGACCGAGATGGGTGCATCAATTTGGTTAGCGTGTTGTCGTTCGCCAAGGAACTGCATAGGCAGCAGCGGCAGAATAACATACACTTCAAGTTCGTCAAGATTGATCATGCCACACACTATGATATTGCTAGTCGAGAGCATTCACTTAGAATAATTATGAATGAAGTTCTCGAAGCAAATTGCTCAAGAGTCAAG GCTTCCACGGCGCCCCTCGCCGCGGCTGCGGCACGCCTATTCCGCTGGCTCACCCCGGCCGAGCAACTCGAGCGTCgtcgccaagggttgtgcttcaattGCGACGAGCCCTACGTACCGGGCCACGTCTGCCCACGACTCTTCTGCCTGGAGGCTACAGACTACATTGAggaggaccccgccgccgccgggctcggcgaccagcccgcccCAATTGACGCGGAGGTGTTTGGCGACCGTTGA